The sequence GAGAGTGTGCACGTACCTTCCATCAGAAGTGTCTGATTCAggggcggttgagcatctgccttcggttcaggtcgtgatcccagggtccccacagggagccggcttctccctctgcctgtgtcattgcctctctctctcatgaataaataaaatcttaaaaaaaaaaaaaagtgtctgatTGTGGCATGCAAGGGAACACAAGGACCATCCCCAAGGCCTCGGATGTCCCCAACCTGGCTGTTCCCTGCCTCAGGCCCAAGCCTGGCCTTCCACGAGGGACTCTCAGAGAGGGGGACTACACGTCCAGTGGGCTGCAGAGGTGAGTCCTCTCAAATAAGCAAGACTGGGCCAGCTCAGGTCCAGCATCACCGGAGAGGCTCGTGAGcccagggggaaggaagggagggatgagCCATGAATGGTTCTAGGTACTGATGTATGTAGCGTGCGTGCGGAATTTATTATACAATGAATTTTATTCAATTAAACTTGAAGTGCGTCTGGATTCTTAAAGGTTCAGTAGTGATGACTGGGACAGAGCGATCATAAAACTGGATGGGCTGTCGGAGGAAGGTGTCAGGGAGGAGGCAAGGGTGACATTGCAGCTGACGGGGGATTCAGATCCGGGACGTTTGTCACGGGGATGTGTTACAAGTTCGGGCTGAGAAAATTACTCGGTGAAAAATGCACATTAACAATAGCCAGGAGATATCAGTTAAGGGAAACTAGGTTGAGAAATGAGACAGCAGAATCTATTAACGTGTGACATTGTTCTCGGCGGCCCAGGTCGTGATTAAAACGGCTGTCAAGGGGCGGTGGAGGGGGAGTCGCGGGGCCCCCCATCCCGGACCCACACCTTGGTGCAGACTCCTTGAGACAAGAGGCTTCCCCTACCGGAGCCGGTTTTATCCCCCGCAGGGTGTGCCTGTTCCGGGGCTGCTGTGAGGTCTGGAGGGGCATGAAGTCTGTGGTGCCCCCAGATTGTGGCCCAGCACAGGGCAGGCCGTCCCCACTGCTGGCCGGCATGATGATTACATGCGGTTCTCTCTGACACACCGCCCAACCACCAGCTGCTCTCTGCAAGGGCACTAAACACGTCCCCGAGAACCCAGCCTGGGCTAGGGGTAGGCAGGCGAGGCACTTTACTGGGTGCCAGTGTCGGGGAGTGCCCAAACCCCCGGGAATCAAGGTAAATACAATTTtcatgcagtatttttttaaaaaccaaaattatgcAAAAGACTTAAGATCAATGAGGaatcaccaatttttttttaagtcatctctatgcccaacatggggcttgaacttacaaccccatgTTCAAAAGTCACaggctcctctgactgagccagccacgtgccctGAGGCATCACAATTTTACGTAAAAGCAGCTCACTGTTTCTTTCCCAACCCCGCACTTGTGTGCAAGGGGGACTATCCCTTGTGAGCGTAGACAGATTGGGCAACACGGGCTTTGTACTTAGTTGTGTGTTTTTACTGTGGAGCTTGGTGTTAATGTTTCAGGCACGGGAGGGTATTCTGGTGAGCGCACACAGGGGTGTGCATCTTCCTTTTGCTTCTGGCTCCACGGCGGCTTTGTACGGCACTGCAGAGCAGCGAACGTTTCACACCAGTCCGTCCCTGGGTGCCCAGAGTAGGCTGCTTCTGTGTTTCCCGGGCTGGCCACACAGGAGGCCCCTCCAGAGCTGCGACGCCTGCCCTGCACCTGGCCCGTTTCTGGGGGCATGTCTGCCGGCCAAAGCGAGGAGGCTGAGGCAGGGCCTGGGAACCTGGAGTGAACTTCAGGCCCGCCCCAGCCCGTCCCAGCAAGGGCTTGTGGAGCCAGGATTTGGCAACAGGCCAGCTGCTTTGTTTCGAAGCCTCACTTGATGCTTCTTTGGTCCTTTGTAGGGTGTCTGACCGTGGCTAGGAAGGAGGGTGGAGTTGTCGTTTCAGCATATACGTCTTGCTCCTTCCAGGAAGatctggaggaggaggggctgaaCTGAGTGGAGCGGGCGCCTGTAAGCTCCTGAGCAAGCTGCCCCCTGGCCCAGCCTGCATGTCGGCAGGGCAGCTCGTCACCTCAGTCTCTCCTGAAGTGTGGGTGCTTTCAACGCTTTGGGCCCTGCTCACCagccctgagcacctgctgtgtaccTGAGCTGGCACTGAccggggggcagggctggggaggccccAGAGGGACTTCACCTTTGCCCACACTCGGCTTGGGAAACCCCGGGGACCCAGCAGGATCAGTCAGGGGCACCTGTTCCTGCAGCAAAACTAACAGATACGGTGGTAAGAATGAGAGCCACAGCAGGCCCACGCCTGATTGTTTTACCGTCCACGGACCAGCTGGCAAGGTGGCAGCCAGAGTGACACGGCTCCCCGGGCCGAGCAGGGGCTCGCTGAGGGAATGACTGCTGAACTGAGTTCACCAGGCGGCTCGGCCCCAGCACTTCGCAAGAGCCTGCCCTTTTGGAGTCATTTCCTGCAATTAGCAGCATGCAGCCTTCACATTCTCCGGGCCGCCTCCTTGCCCTGCATAAATATCCCCTTCCCAAGGACACAGCTGGCACTGGCAGTGTCGTTTTcgtggttgggggtgggggtgggggagagtggtgacaagagaaataaaatacagcgGAGGCACGGATCTGAGAGGCCTAAACCAGCAGACAGAAGTCCTCCTCTGAGCGATGCTGTCCCTCTCACCAgggtctctgtccctcttccctcaGCACCCGTAGGGAGGGAGGCTCCCCTCTAGGAGGGGGCTCTCTGGGCTGCACTCCCGCCACGCACCCCAGCTGTCCATCCCCTACAGAGGTGGGGCTGGTGGCTCCAAGTGGCCCAAACCTCCAAATCctgtctcccttcccctttataaATGTGACATTTAAATCCCCTTTGGCACAGCTAAATCACAATTATGTGTCCAAGGGCCTCTGGCACCGTTCCAAATCCTCATGGCACCTGAGCTGGTAGCAGCAGGGCTCTCTCaacacacgcacacgcatgcacgcacgtGTGCACAAAGCTCAAGCttttcccacttttatttttttctacgtGGCTCTTCCTTGCAGCAGTCACTTTACCTTCTTTTTCTGCAGTACTGAACTCATTCATTCCCACCCAGGAGAGCCTAGAGGAGTGGGCAGGTGTCTCGTCCAGCGCCCCTGGCGGAGATCTGCGGGGATCAGGACAAGAAGGACAAAGTCTTCACCTCCGAGGGGGCTGCACATCTCTCCTTCTGCACTACTTCCAAGTGCCACAGGCTCAGGCCGACAGGtcatttttcttgtatattttttcctgattccCCTCTTTCATGGCCACGTATCTGGCTAATGTGAAGAGATAGTCGCTGAGtctggaagggcagagagaagcaaacGGGAGGATTTGAAATGAGAGGTCAGTGCTAACCAGGTCCTTCCCATATTAGCCTTCAAGGAGGAAATATAAATCACCAGCTCTAGGAGCATCAGGCGGGATGGCGGGTGCTCAGCCAACTTGGCCTTGATGGATGGCCCTCCAGGCCAGCTTCTGTGACTCTAGTGCCAGGGCTGGGGTGGTTCCTGCCAGtcaggcccctccccaggctggtTTCTGCACCTTCCAGGGACCAGGATGGAGACACCCCAAATGGAGACATCCAGCCTGCCCTTAGGGAGCCTGCAGTGAGTTCAGGAAGCCACCCACCTCTCAACTGTCCCCCACTTTTCCTTGTCaccaccctcctccacccctcttGGCCCCAATCCTATTCTGAGGCCAGTGCCATGCCCGGTCTGGCTGGAACCTTCCCTGACCCACACCCTcccagggatcgagcccccccAGCAATGCCTGGCTGTCTCTcccagggatcgagccccccagCAATGCCTGGCAGGGGTTGGAGGGAGCAGTACAAGAGATTCTGCTCTTGGTGTCTCTCGCTcctaggggtggtggtggtgacataCTTGTTTCTCATCTGCTCAGTGAGGCCTTTCTTGCTGAGGAAATGAACTGGCTCAACCCACACAACACTCAGAGACCATAATGTTCCCCAAAGATCACTGCTATGATGATGATTGGAAGCTTCCTCGCTCCTCTGgggcccacccacctcccaggaAGAACAGAGCTGGTCAGGTCACATCCCAGTGGGAGGAGCAACCACAGTGAGGGGCCAGACCCTGACTGTGAAGTCTCTGGACACCCAGGACAGctctcaggggcccctgggttcCCTGCCTGCCCTTGGGCCCTGACCTGGCCCACACTGGAACTGCATGAGCCAAGGCTGGAACAGAATCCACTGAAGCCCTCTCTGGGCCAGTCCAGCTCAGAGGGCCCTGAACTGGCTTGGCATGGCCATTTCTTCTCAGTTCACATAGCCCCGGGGCTTTGCAGGGAAGGGCTGAGAGATTCCTGCCTGAGCTCCCTGGTCCTGAAAGTGGGACCCCTAGCTATACACTGTccctttgttctgttttgtgttgttggtttttaTAGTAGATCTCCCAGTGAGACCTTTACCTCCCCAGGGACAGAGATGGTACCTGCCTTGTTCTCAGCAGCATCTCTGTGGCCAGCACAGCAGCTGGAACATTGCAGGTCCTCAGGGGATATGAGGAATGAAGAAGTGTGTGGGGCCCCAGGCCTGTGGTTACTTCCCACAAGGGGCCTCATTTTTCAGAGGTGTGAGACCCTCTGAACCCCAGCTAAGTACCTGTTTAAGAACTTGGCCACATTAGCGTCGGTCTCACCCATCTGGACAAGAGGCACCACGCTGGAAGAAGAAACAACGTAGGTCTCTCGTACGTTATGGGATTGATGtcccgggccgcccccgcccccaggctgcCTTTCACAGCAGCACCTCCAGAGCTCGCAGCAGCCTCCCCGGTGTCCTCACCAAGTCTGGGTGCAGACATCCTACACGGTGGCCTACTTTCTGTTGAGCACCAGCGTTGTGGTGGGTCCTTCCTAGGGCCCTCACACCTGCCACGTGTGTCACCTCTGCCACAGAACTCTGGCGAGGAGGTACCCTCCCCCAAACCAGAGCTCTGGGCTCGTGGCCCCTGTTTTTTCATCCCACAGGCACACCTCCATCTCCCTGCCTGGGGTACTCAGGACCCTTCCTCCACTCGACTGACCCCCACTGCTGGGCCTTTGGGTTTTTTGCTATGATGAGCATTGCTGAGGCGGATGGTTTTGTACATGTCTTCTTTTGAGGCTGGAGCTCTGTTACCCACGATCCATTTGGTGACCATAGGGGCCCAAGAGCGTTTCATGAGAAGTGAGACCTTCATGATGTGGGGCTGTGGACAGAGCTCAGGTTTGGACCAGATGGACCCGGGCTCAAATCTGGACTCTGCTCAGGACCAGCTGGGGGACCGCCCTGGCCATGATGTCACCTCTCTGCGCTCCAATATCCTGACTCCTGTGTCCCGGGTGCTGTTACCAAGTCTCTGCCAAGGTTATTGTGAGGCCTCGATGAAATGATACACAGAAGTGCCCAGCATAGCCCTGCCTACTGTGTCAGGGAGGTGCTTTACTTCCATTTCTCTGTAAAGCTGGGTGCCAGCTGGCCTAGGAGTGGTACGAATGGACACTTTGCAGGGAGCTCTTTTGAAGTTTCTCTGAAAAGCCCGTCGATAGCTTTtgggggcccctcctctcccTGACTCAGTCAAGGGTGTGGGCACAGCGCTGGGCTGCTCTGTTCACAGCTaccccccggggccccccagaGCCATGTGGGCTCCTCTGGGCCCTTCTCTACTCTATGGCCTAAAACCCATCAATGGCTTCCTGTCGCTCTCAGGGGATGGCACAGACCCCTCTGCACCTACGAGGCTCTGCTAGGCCTCTGGCCTCATCGTGCCCCACATCCCCTCTCACTCTGGATCCCGACATCCAGCCTCCTCTGTGTCTATTCAGTGCGGATgttgcctctgcccctgctgtgcCCTTGCCCTGCAcaccatcccccccgccccccctccttCCACTCCTGGCTGACACAgtgtgcctgggagaggccctCCCTGTGCCCACTGCACCACCCCTGGTGTGGGGTTCTCCCCTCACCTCAGCCCGGCTGCCACTGCCCCACTTACATTAACCCCCAGGAACAAGGAGTCTCACCCGGATCCTCTTGACTTTCATACAACACGAGTATAGAATTATAAATAATCAGCTAAACCCGCCAaggccccctcctctcctcctacCCTGTTCACCTGTAACCTCTTGTTTCTCCGGAAGCTCAGATCTTGATGTGACATCATTTGTCACTCATCTGCCCCTGGATCACTGACTCCCTTCTGTTCTGCAGGACTCTGAGAACAGAGCCTGGTACAGTGACGGTGGCAGCTGAAGGTCCGTCAGTGGGCAGCTGGATGGCACAGAGCTGACCCCCCAGCCTGCCTGCTACtgcccggcccccccaccccgccctcaccctctccctcggccccctTACCGTCTCTCTGCTCGGCGGCACACAGCCCGACAGAAGTGCAGTGCACAGCTGCTCTTGCCCCCTGACTGTAGAAAGTGGGTATTggctggagtggggtggggggaaggagggaagcatgggggtgcaggtgtgtCTAGGGCAGACAGGGAGCCCCTTGGACAGCTGGACCAACAGATACATAgggccctgcccccgccccccaaatgGGCAGCATTATGCTTCAAGGGGGCCCTGCACACCCGCTGTGTGACCCCCCTGAAGCCAAagcaagcaggggtggggagaggctggtGAGGGTCTGGAGGGCACTTGGGAGGCTGGTGGACACCTCCTGTTgctggcaaaaattaaaaaggggacTTATTCAATGCCTGTGTGTTTCTGTGAATACACTTGGCCTGTAGCCATGCCCTGGTTGAGACCACTTGGTACCTACCGGCAGAATAAAAGCCGTGAGTGGTGGGAGCTGGTTGGAATATTTGTCAATCCACTGCTCCAGCTCCAGGATGGGCCCTGCCTCAAATGTAGCACGTCCTGAGGAGTTGAGAAGCAGAAGGACACAGCCATGAGGTCCATCGTCCGCCAGACCAAGGAAACCACCGTATGTCTTTTGCCCAGATGCTCTGCAAACCACTCCCACTGGCTCAGGAAGTCCTTCCTTCTTGAGGTCTAAGGGCCAGGCTGCCAGGGGTCCCAGGTGACACCCAGGACAGAGCCCCACCCCCTCAGGCCGAGGCCCCTCCAGGGCCCTCTAACACACGCCATAGGTTCAGAGAGAAGATTACTTAAGTGAGCCTCCCTGGCCGAAGAGTGCGGTGTTGCCAGGGCAGAGCCGACGTCCTGCAGCGAGCACTGGATCTAGGGAAGCAAGAGAGGGTGAGAATGAAGATCCATTCCCAGCGGGCCAAGCAGAGATGACCTGACTGCATATGCAGAGGTGCCGCCTGACACCAGCAAGACGAGCAGGGGCTGACCTGATGGGGGTTATCTGAACCTTCCATTAGCCAGCATTTGAAGgctaacaaattttaaaaagtccttccGAACCTTCTGCATCCGAACCTTGGATGCTGGTTCTGAGCATCCCTAGGTCCCTTGGGAACACCTGGGGTACCTAATGAGCAACAATGGGCCCACTGATGGCCCAGTGATGAGTACCTTCACTCTGTCCTCGTCTCCCTTCTGCCTGGACCCTGTGACCCCTTTTCTCCAAACTGATGGCTTTGGTTTGTCTGACCTGTAACAGCTGGGCCAAGTCACCAAATGTGACAGTGCTTTCTGAACTATAAAGGACAAGTATCTGAGAATGTGGTCAGCCCCCGTGTGACTAATGGCCCATAGGAGCCTGTGCCAGGGACACCTTCAAACACTGCCCCTGACTCTGTGCCTTGCCAAAGTCCACTTGAGCTGTATGGGGGGCTGTGGGGTGGGCGGAGGTCCGTGACACCTGCTAAGACCGCCCCTATGACAGCAGGCCAGGAGCGGGACATAGGGGATGAGATCAGACACTGCCTGCCCGCAGTGGACTGGAACTCTCCTTGGGCTGCCACTTGGGTGAGTTTCTTGAGCACCTGGTGTCTCTGGGGCTTCTGTTGAGAGGCAGAACAACAATACTTACTACCCCACTGGTTGGCCAACTGCAGCGTTTACCCCCAGGACAGGAGGGAGCTGGCACCAGTTTGGGAATCGGATTGCAGTTTTGCTGATTCCCGCCGGGGAGCCTGGGGCAAGTGGCCCTTTCAGAGTCTCTGTGTTGCCCACGCAATATGGACGTTAACCTCCAGCTCACGGGCTTCTGCGGGGAGAGCAGTGTGTGGGCTGCCCAGCACTCTTCCATAGGCCCTGCAAGCAGGCCCTGGTGGGACTCCCAGGTGAAGAAGCCACAGTCTGCACCCTCAGGGGGCCCAGGTCAGTGGGGAGACAGATGGATCAGACATGTGACACCCTCTGTGGTGCCTGCTGTCAGATACGGAAGGGCAGGAGCTGTGGAGACCAGCAGGGGTGCCTAACCCAGCTAGAGACCGGGTGGCCAGCCAAGGCCCCGGAGCAGGTGATGTTGAAGCTGTGACCCAGAGTACAGAGGCCTAAAGCACAGGTAGGTTCGTCACATCACTGCCAGCCTTTTCCCTCTGCAAACTCTGCTCAGAGATGACCACGATGTCTAGAAATAACCACAGTGGATGTGAACAATTCTCCATCATCTGCAAACCAGCCTCCAGTGCACAGGTGCCTCATTCACAGAACGTTCCAGCAACTGAAGCCTCCTGTCCTTCTGCAGCCCCCTCATGGCCCTCTGTCTGCTCCTGTGCATTCTAGGCAGTGTGCCTGCCTCCACTGTTGAAGTGCTGTCCATGGCTTGGAGCCTCCATGCTTCCTAAGGAGCAGAACACGGAGACTAACGGCCATAAATTCCCCCGGCTGAGGGCTAGCTGACACTGGCCTTCCTGGCTTTCTCCACCTCCGGGCTGCCTATGTCCGGGACCAAGGCATTCTCTGCCGTAGGGGCACCCCTATGCCTGCCAGGAAGTTAGCtgcctccctggcctctaccAACTAGATGTCAGTGATGCCCCACCTCCACTTAAACACCAGACATTGCCGAGCGTCCCCTGGGGGACAGAATCACCCTGGATCAAATCCACTGCTTTACATGTCCCCCTCCCGGTGTTGTCCTCAGCACTGGGAGGGAGGATGATCtgcatccccatttcacaggtggagaaactgaggctcccagaGAAAGAGTGATGAGCCCCAGGtggcagacagaggaagagatggTCAGACGGCAGACCCAGGCATGGCCACCTGGCCGCACAGATGAATATCCCAACGTGGGGCGACACATTGCTACTCACTTTCTGAAGCTCTTCAGCAAAGGGGTGGCCTTTTTCTGTGATGAATTCCAAAGCAAATctatgaggaaaaagaaaagaatgtgccTCTAATATAACGTCCCTGGACCCTGCCTTACATAAGGCAGCAAGTTCTCAGGTGGTAGGTCCCCTAGCTAACATAGCTCTAACACACGCACTGTTATCTTTCTTGCTGACAGGAGGAACGTCATAAACTTTCATTTGGGTGGGGGATGTTTGTTGCTCAAATGCCTTTTTCTATACTTGTTTCTCGTCCAATGAACACTTCCCTTTTCAGGGCCTACTCTGGCCTGATCTAGGCAACCCAGTGTGAGCGCATGTAACACAGGCTCTGTTTAGCAGGAGATGGAGATGTGCACCGGGTATCACAGGACTCAATGTGAAGCTGCAAACTATGCTTAGTGCTCCGGAGGGAAGGGCCAGAGTCCTAGTCCTGGGAACCGTGGCCTTGGCTGGGGTTCAGGGAGGGCTACCTGGAGGAAGCAGTGTTGGAGGTGGGACTTTGAAGGCTGAGTAGGAGTTCCCTGGGAAGGCAGTTGGGACGAGAAACGCTAAGCATTCCAGGCACAGGAAGGACCccagcttctgcctctctccaaactctgctccctctctctgtaccATTCAGGGCCTGGCAGGTACATTCGCAGGGTTCCTTGAGGAAAGGCCGGTGAAGGGACTATGAACAGGGTATGGGAAGTTATGGAAACTGACAACAGATGGCGAAGATAAGCAAAAACAGGGGTTTGAAGAGGCAAGGGAGGGTCAACGGCGCTACCGACCCAGGAGAGCTGGATTCTCAGCGGGGCCAACGCCAGGAGCCATGCAGCTGGCTGCGTGAGAGTCACTGGGGAATGGGGGACAGAATGCTCCCACACCTGTTCCCATCACCGTCCCATCTCCTGCTGGTGCCTCCCACTGGCTGGACCCACctggaagccagaggcagaggggactgggtgtgtgtgtgtgtgtcaaaggGTCACCACGTGATGCAGGTCACCTCCTGGGCACACCAGCAAAGACAAGGGAGAATGGCCTCAAAGGCCAATGAAGAACTCCCAGTGCACCTTCTTAGCCCATCCTACAGTCAGGACTAAACAGACAAATGTGTCTGTCATCTAGTGTGGGTCTCCCCCTTCGGACGGCAGGGAACGAGCCTGTAGGCCAGACAGTCTGCCTTGAGCACAGCAGTATCCTCctgcctggcacaaagcaggcGCTCAGGGGCAACCTCACTGAGGGCATCTACATGACGCGGGCCACGTGTGGGCCCCCACCACCTGTAGGAGCCCCTCTGGGGTCTGTCTGCCCCCCAACTGTAGCCCCCTTGGACTGTGCACTCTGCGAAGCCTGTGGGCTGAGGTGCTCTGCTTagtggtgcctggcacacggaGATGTTCGCTCACTATCTGACAAAGAGTCCACAGCTTGGTGTCCCCGATCTCCTGCCCACaaagatggggggggggtagCTTGCCGATGGGCTAATTCTAAACAGCTGATGCTAGAATGCACCTTCATTTCCCCCTGCCCACTTTACCTTGTTCTGCCCCTGACCcccaccttcacacacacacccacaagtCGGCCTTCTCTACTCTGCTGCCAGGACCTCTACACCTGTCATTCATTATCTGCCCTGAGTATCTCACCTAGTCAGATGCGGCATTGAGAAGCCGCGGCCATGCACGCGCACCTGAAGGGTGGGGGAGCCAGGGATGGAGGGGTGAGGCAGCTTTGCGTGGCTTGGGACAGATGCCAGGCAGGAGCAGGCGGTGCTGGGAGGCAAAGGTGCCCGCAGCCCAGGAGCCTTGTGACACTGACCCCATGTGCCTGTGCTGCCAGGCCAAGGCACGCTCATCAAGGGTTGGCAGCCCCCCAGGGACCAGCCAGCACTCTCAAGAGCTCCACGTAAATTACACTGATGCCAATTCAAAGCCAACCTCGAGGCCAATGCTGTCTGCCTTACCCAATAGCTGAACTTAATTCATCTGTAGTTCCCACGGCTTCAAACACTTGGTCATCTTTAGGTCTCCTTTCTCCAGTGAAAGTGCTAGAAAACCCTG is a genomic window of Vulpes vulpes isolate BD-2025 chromosome 10, VulVul3, whole genome shotgun sequence containing:
- the MMAB gene encoding corrinoid adenosyltransferase MMAB isoform X3, giving the protein MMSTEIQAEEGPQSSSKTPRIPKIYTKTGDKGFSSTFTGERRPKDDQVFEAVGTTDELSSAIGFALEFITEKGHPFAEELQKIQCSLQDVGSALATPHSSAREAHLRRATFEAGPILELEQWIDKYSNQLPPLTAFILPSGGKSSCALHFCRAVCRRAERRVVPLVQMGETDANVAKFLNRLSDYLFTLARYVAMKEGNQEKIYKKNDLSA
- the MMAB gene encoding corrinoid adenosyltransferase MMAB isoform X1, whose amino-acid sequence is MAVWGLGGRLGLRGVVGARGLLCPRFQSRRSQGVEDGDGPQSSSKTPRIPKIYTKTGDKGFSSTFTGERRPKDDQVFEAVGTTDELSSAIGFALEFITEKGHPFAEELQKIQCSLQDVGSALATPHSSAREAHLRRATFEAGPILELEQWIDKYSNQLPPLTAFILPSGGKSSCALHFCRAVCRRAERRVVPLVQMGETDANVAKFLNRLSDYLFTLARYVAMKEGNQEKIYKKNDLSA
- the MMAB gene encoding corrinoid adenosyltransferase MMAB isoform X2; the protein is MAVWGLGGRLGLRGVVGARGLLCPRFQSRRSQGVEDGDGPQSSSKTPRIPKIYTKTGDKGFSSTFTGERRPKDDQVFEAVGTTDELSSAIGFALEFITEKGHPFAEELQKIQCSLQDVGSALATPHSSAREAHLRRATFEAGPILELEQWIDKYSNQLPPLTAFILPPIPTFYSQGARAAVHCTSVGLCAAEQRDAWCLLSRWVRPTLMWPSS